TTCAACAATGGTGCCGCCGGGGCGGAGGCTGCCATTTTGCTCTGCGTCACGAATAATACCCAACGCGGTGCGATCTTTTACGGAGCCACCGGGGTTTAGAAATTCAGCTTTGCCGTAAATATGGCAGCCTGTTAAAGCTGATACTTCTTTGAGATAGACTAGGGGGGTGTTGCCGATAAGTTCCGGCATGGATTTAGCTTCGGTCAGGGCCATGTAATACTCCATGTTCTTGTTTGCTAATGGTATAGCTGGCGGCTATTTGTCGCAATGATTGCTGACGCATTGATGCTTTGGACTATAGAGTTGACCTCAGGTCTGATATTTTTCGGTGCGGGTAGAAATAATACTAGGGTCTGTTCACACTAATCCGATTATTACTGTTGTGGCTAAAATGACTTCCAGCAGTGACAATTGGATTAGTGTGAACAGGTCCTAGGCTGTGTTTGGGTTGATCCGCTTAATCATCCATAACGTAATACTGATAACAGAGGTTTGTTGATGGCAGATGAAGCCACAGAGCAAGTGCGCAGTGGCAAGTTTTGGGCAGAATGCATGGCTAATATTGCTCAAAATAGAGACAAAGGCAGCTTTATGCTGTTATTTGATCACTTTTCGCCCCGGGTCAATGCCTATTTGCTGGGTCAAGGTGTGGACAGTGCGACTGCTGAAGACATTACCCAAGAGGCATTGCTGGCCCTTTGGAATAAGGCCAAGCTCTATAAACCTGAAAAAGCCGCGGTGAGTACCTGGCTTTTTCGCGTCGCACGAAATCTATGGATAGATAAATTGCGTAAGCAGCGCGGCATCGCCTACGAGGCAGATGACCGCATTGCCGAAGAAACTAATATCGAACCCACTTTGGGCGCAGACGGGGATAGGCTGAAGTCTGCTCTGGAT
The DNA window shown above is from Spongiibacter sp. IMCC21906 and carries:
- a CDS encoding sigma-70 family RNA polymerase sigma factor, with the protein product MADEATEQVRSGKFWAECMANIAQNRDKGSFMLLFDHFSPRVNAYLLGQGVDSATAEDITQEALLALWNKAKLYKPEKAAVSTWLFRVARNLWIDKLRKQRGIAYEADDRIAEETNIEPTLGADGDRLKSALDALPLNQAQVVYKSYYEGKSHSEIAAETGMPLGSVKSSLRLAIKAFREQFGEVGK